The Apibacter raozihei genome contains a region encoding:
- the pnuC gene encoding nicotinamide riboside transporter PnuC: METKNRNHYLSLEKIFRILWYAVAFGITLYLGWEMWETGKQPFTAVCIFVLTVFLGYMCVSVLVGRSPIWSNVLGMSANVGEIYTQYLFGNLGLAASSLYYFITHILGLSLWTQKKNQDRQGKVKISKINYTSLVLTILFCVLGVLIMYFCGETIIGKETSFWLFILNCIAFVIGVSAQFTMIMRQPFSWILWSVSNLIWFTVNLLSHNYIFAVQSVLYEINALIGVYKWYKESGK, encoded by the coding sequence ATGGAAACAAAAAATAGAAATCATTATTTATCTTTAGAGAAAATTTTCAGAATTCTATGGTATGCAGTTGCCTTTGGAATTACCTTATATTTAGGCTGGGAGATGTGGGAAACCGGGAAACAGCCTTTCACGGCAGTCTGTATTTTTGTTCTTACCGTATTTTTAGGGTATATGTGTGTAAGTGTTTTAGTAGGGCGTTCACCCATATGGTCAAACGTATTAGGTATGTCTGCCAATGTAGGAGAAATTTACACTCAGTATTTATTTGGTAATTTAGGATTAGCTGCAAGTAGCTTATATTACTTTATTACTCATATCTTAGGTTTAAGTCTCTGGACCCAAAAGAAAAATCAGGATAGGCAAGGCAAGGTTAAAATATCAAAAATTAATTATACAAGTCTTGTTCTAACTATCTTGTTCTGTGTACTAGGAGTATTAATTATGTATTTCTGTGGAGAAACAATTATAGGCAAAGAAACCAGTTTCTGGTTATTTATATTAAATTGTATAGCCTTTGTCATTGGAGTGTCTGCACAGTTCACTATGATCATGAGGCAACCCTTTTCCTGGATTCTTTGGTCTGTAAGTAATCTCATATGGTTTACCGTTAACCTACTCTCCCATAATTATATTTTCGCCGTTCAGTCGGTATTATATGAAATCAATGCCTTAATTGGGGTTTATAAATGGTATAAAGAATCCGGAAAATAA